One genomic region from Pseudochaenichthys georgianus chromosome 15, fPseGeo1.2, whole genome shotgun sequence encodes:
- the LOC117459269 gene encoding hyaluronan-binding protein 2-like, whose amino-acid sequence MNLKLLFFCLFLAVLLIPAELKRKKKKHDHHADELRGHGHHKRDKKRGRFEDIINDIFFTILDGAGDDDDDDESNSDWLFELQEPEGHCDPNPCLHNGVCEEKEGKKRNFECDCPKHFKGKKCQRGPKACRRGRCGRGECVLTSTHPYYECKCKAPFQPPHCRSYSLCEPNPCRNGGKCVNEGNDFDCQCPAGFRGRFCHVGPDDCYVGDGESYRGTVSETDDDHECLYWNSHFILEKGVDPFNSFEDQDGLGPHNFCRNPDGESMPWCFYRKGPRLLWDTCNVTECPVPTGETPTVIVPTVIVPTIIVPTDTPAPQPETPPIVPVKPEDPTQAPTTSPTPAKETFVPTATSGLQQFATCGKAQPKKNIIRIFGGLKVPPGAVPWQVSLQVKPKNSNRRFTHICGGVLIESCWVLTAGHCIQPRMDMQVVLGSLSLNDVEPTEQVIQVQEANLHENYRETREAVYNDIALLRLEGTDGVCANETQFVKTACLPDAQLPDGMECKISGWGATEDSETGSNHLLEANVMLINQEKCAEPDIYGRVLDDTMFCAGHLMGGVDSCQGDSGGPLTCEQNTNSVIYGLVSWGDKCGRKNKPGVYTRVTHFLDWIKSETQAESA is encoded by the exons ATGAACCTAAAGCTCCTCTTCTTTTGCCTCTTCTTGGCGGTGCTCCTCATACCTGCTGAA CTAAAAcgcaaaaagaaaaaacatgatCATCATGCTGATGAGCTTCGAGGACATGGGCATCATAAACGCGACAAAAAAAGAGGAAGATTTGAGGACATAATTAACG ACATATTCTTTACGATCCTGGACGGAGCTGGggatgatgacgatgatgacgAATCAAATTCCGACTGGCTTTTTGAACTTCAAGAGCCAGAAG GCCATTGCGACCCAAACCCTTGCCTCCACAATGGGGTGTGtgaggaaaaagagggaaagaaaAGGAACTTTGAATGTGATTGTCCCAAACATTTCAAGGGAAAGAAATGCCAGAGAG GTCCAAAGGCTTGTAGAAGAGGTAGGTGCGGGCGTGGTGAATGTGTCCTGACTTCAACTCACCCATACTACGAGTGCAAATGCAAGGCGCCCTTCCAGCCTCCACACTGCAGAAGCT ATTCATTATGTGAGCCTAATCCATGTCGGAATGGTGGAAAATGCGTCAATGAAGGCAATGACTTTGACTGCCAGTGCCCAGCAGGGTTTAGAGGACGTTTCTGCCATGTTG GCCCAGATGACTGCTACGTGGGTGACGGAGAGTCGTATCGTGGCACTGTGAGTGAGACAGATGACGACCACGAATGCCTCTACTGGAACTCTCACTTCATCCTGGAGAAAGGAGTGGATCCCTTTAACTCCTTCGAGGACCAAGATGGACTTGGCCCTCACAACTTCTGCAG AAACCCAGACGGAGAATCGATGCCCTGGTGCTTCTACAGAAAAGGCCCCAGGTTGTTGTGGGACACTTGTAATGTCACAGAGTGTCCCGTACCAACAG GTGAGACGCCAACTGTCATCGTCCCAACTGTCATCGTCCCAACTATCATCGTCCCTACAGACACCCCAGCCCCCcagcctgaaacacctccaatCGTCCCGGTAAAACCTGAGGACCCCACCCAGGCTCCAACAACTTCTCCTACACCAGCTAAGGAGACTTTCGTCCCTACCGCCACCTCTGGACTGCAGCAGTTCGCCACTTGCGGGAAGGCTCAgccaaaaaaaaatattatccgAATCTTTGGGGGTCTGAAGGTCCCTCCCGGGGCAGTACCCTGGCAGGTGTCCCTGCAAGTGAAACCAAAGAACTCCAACCGGCGCttcacacacatctgtggaggAGTTCTCATCGAGAGCTGCTGGGTGCTGACGGCTGGACACTGCAT TCAACCAAGGATGGACATGCAGGTGGTTTTAGGAAGTCTGTCACTGAATGATGTGGAACCCACAGAGCAAGTCATACAAGTTCAAGAGGCTAACCTGCATGAGAACTACAGAGAGACTCGTGAAGCTGTTTACAATGACATAG cATTATTAAGGCTGGAAGGCACTGATGGTGTTTGTGCCAATGAGACTCAGTTTGTGAAGACCGCCTGTCTGCCTGATGCCCAGCTGCCTGATGGGATGGAGTGTAAAATCTCTGGATGGGGTGCCACAGAAGATT CTGAAACTGGTTCCAACCACCTGCTGGAGGCCAATGTAATGCTGATTAACCAGGAGAAGTGCGCTGAACCCGATATTTATGGCCGCGTCCTGGATGACACGATGTTCTGCGCTGGCCACCTGATGGGAGGGGTAGATTCCTGTCAG GGTGATTCTGGAGGACCATTAACATGTGAGCAGAACACCAACAGCGTTATTTATGGTCTGGTGAGTTGGGGAGACAAATGTGGAAGGAAGAACAAGCCCGGGGTCTACACAAGGGTCACTCACTTCCTGGACTGGATCAAGTCAGAGACTCAAGCAGAATCTGCATAA
- the LOC117460014 gene encoding delta-1-pyrroline-5-carboxylate synthase-like — protein MFAKLALGSRLPSTIRRSNVYPAFIRAYSQSKFPRPHGQSFVHRSELKQAKRIVVKLGSAVVTRDECGLALGRLASIVEQVAMLQNQGREMMIVTSGAVAFGKQRLRHEILLSQSVRQALHSGQNQLKEMTVPVLEARACAAAGQSGLMALYEAMFTQYSTCTAQILVTNLDFHDEQKRRNLNSTLHELLRMNIVPIINTNDAVVPPPVPNSDLQGGNVISIKDNDSLAARLSVEMKADLLIALSDVEGLYDRPPGTDDAKLIDIFYPGDQQSITYGTKSRVGIGGMEAKVKAALWALQGGTSVVIANGTHPKVTGHVITDIVDGKKVGTFFSEVKPAGPTVEQQTEMARHAGRTLASLDPEKRGEIICHLADMLTEKKEEILSANRRDMELATTSGRLSQPMIDRLSLSTSKLNSLAIGLRQLAVSSQDSVGRVLRRTRVANNLELEQITVPIGVLLVIFESRPDCLPQVSALAIASGNALLLKGGKEASHTNKILHQLTQEALSIHGVADAVQLVSTREEVEDLCRLDKLIDLIIPRGSSELVRSIQRAAKGIPVLGHSEGVCHVYIDNDASIDKAIEIVRDSKCDYPAACNAMETLLIHKDLLRTPMFDQMIDMLRTQHVKIHAGPRFASYLTFSPSEVKSLRTEYGDLECCIEVVDSMSDAVDHIHKYGSSHTDVIVTENEETAEQFLQQVDSACVFWNTSTRFADGYRFGLGAEVGISTARIHARGPVGLEGLLTTKWVLRGEGHTVADFSEQGSMKYLHENIPVPQGNFSARSKSHQQE, from the exons ATGTTTGCCAAACTGGCCTTGGGCTCTCGCCTGCCATCTACAATCCGGCGGTCAAATGTCTATCCAGCTTTCATCAGAGCATATTCCCAGAGTAAAT TCCCACGTCCCCATGGGCAGTCTTTTGTCCACCGCAGCGAGTTAAAGCAGGCCAAACGTATTGTAGTGAAGCTGGGGAGTGCTGTGGTGACACGCGACGAGTGTGGTCTGGCACTGGGACGCCTGGCCTCAATAGTAGAGCAG GTGGCCATGCTGCAGAATCAAGGCAGGGAGATGATGATTGTCACCAGTGGTGCTGTGGCATTTGGGAAGCAGAGACTGAGACATGAGATCCTGCTGTCTCAGAGCGTCAGACAAGCCTTGCATTCTGGACAGAACCAACTCAAAGAAATG ACGGTTCCAGTTCTTGAAGCAAGGGCGTGTGCAGCTGCTGGACAGAGCGGTCTGATGGCATTGTATGAAGCTATGTTCACCCAGTACAGCACCTGCACTGCACAA ATTCTGGTTACCAATCTGGATTTCCATGATGAGCAGAAGCGTCGCAACCTGAACAGCACGCTCCACGAACTGCTGCGGATGAACATAGTTCCTATCATCAACACCAACGATGCTGTCGTTCCTCCCCCTGTTCCCAACAGTGACCTGCAGGGGGGAAAT GTAATAAGCATCAAAGATAATGACAGCTTGGCTGCACGCCTGTCTGTTGAAATGAAAGCCGACCTGCTCATTGCCCTTTCTGATGTTGAAG GCTTATACGACAGACCCCCAGGAACAGATGATGCCAAGCTCATTGATATATTCTATCCTGGAGATCAGCAGTCCATCACCTACGGCACTAAGTCCAGAGTCGGCATTGGCGGCATGGAAGCCAAG GTGAAAGCAGCCCTCTGGGCTCTTCAGGGCGGGACGTCTGTTGTCATTGCCAACGGCACACATCCTAAAGTCACAGGCCATGTCATCACAGACATCGTGGACGGGAAGAAAGTTGGCACCTTCTTCTCTGAAGTGAAACCTGCAG GTCCAACTGTGGAGCAGCAGACGGAGATGGCCCGGCATGCAGGCAGGACTCTGGCCTCACTGGACCCTGAGAAG AGAGGAGAAATCATCTGCCATCTTGCTGATATGCTTACGGAGAAGAAAGAGGAGATTCTCAGTGCCAACAGGAGGGACATGGAGTTAGCAACAACATCAG GTCGTCTCTCCCAGCCAATGATCGACCGCCTGAGTCTGTCAACCTCTAAGCTGAACAGCCTTGCCATCGGCCTCCGTCAGCTCGCGGTGTCCTCACAGGACAGCGTGGGTCGGGTGCTGAGGAGGACCAGGGTGGCCAACAACCTGGAGCTGGAGCAGATCACTGTCCCTATCGGTGTCCTGCTGGTCATCTTCGAGTCGCGTCCAGATTGTCTCCCACAG GTGTCTGCTCTGGCTATTGCCAGTGGAAATGCTTTGCTGCTGAAGGGGGGTAAAGAAGCTTCTCACACCAATAAAATTCTTCATCAACTCACTCAGGAAGCACTTTCCATTCATGGAGTCGCAGATGCCGTTCAActg GTGAGCACACGTGAAGAGGTGGAGGATCTGTGCAGACTGGACAAGTTGATCGACCTGATCATTCCAAGGGGCTCATCGGAGCTCGTCCGGAGCATCCAAAGGGCGGCTAAGGGTATTCCTGTGCTGGGCCACAGCGAGGGCGTCTGTCACGTCTACATCGACAACGATGCCAGCATAGACAAAGCTATAGAGATTG TCAGAGACTCCAAATGTGACTACCCTGCAGCCTGCAATGCCATGGAGACTCTCCTTATCCACAAGGATTTACTGCGCACTCCTATGTTTGACCAGATGATTGACATGCTGAGAACACAACAT GTGAAGATCCATGCTGGCCCTCGGTTTGCGTCGTATTTAACATTCAGCCCATCCGAGGTGAAGTCCCTGAGGACAGAGTATGGGGACCTGGAGTGCTGCATTGAGGTGGTAGACAGCATGTCGGATGCTGTGGATCACATCCACAAATACGGAAGCTCCCACACAGATGTCATTGTTACAGAAAATGAAGAGACGGCTGAACAGTTTCTGCAGCAGGTGGACAGCGCCTGTGTGTTCTGGAACACCAGCACTCGCTTTGCCGATGGCTACCGCTTTGGCCTAG GAGCTGAGGTTGGTATCAGTACAGCCCGGATACATGCCAGAGGTCCAGTAGGTCTGGAGGGGCTTCTGACCACCAAATGGGTCCTTCGAGGGGAAGGGCACACTGTGGCTGACTTTTCTGAACAAGGCAGTATGAAATACCTACATGAAAACATCCCTGTCCCCCAGGGGAACTTTAGTGCCCGATCAAAGAGCCATCAACAGGAGTAA
- the LOC117460101 gene encoding E3 ubiquitin/ISG15 ligase TRIM25-like, which yields MDPVEETLKCPVCQDFFTDPVTLPCGHDFCLTCIRAVWGTEGSDKAPFFCPECQIFLPSNLTLEVNTSLQTKVKDLATNRPSTAEQRTTTQSRATTSSSTIHCDHCIEMPSVAIKTCLTCDASLCQAHALLHQQRTALREHTVVEVTDDPLSLKCREHRDELKLFCMEERIPVCCLCLLVGMHKNHKAVQLQEACADFKSILEATMNQLLKRRNEAEHAIKDLESLYTQTLKSAADFRERISDKYSRIRVVLDGDERLMMQIIDAEETYMTEWLEAQRGSMEAQIKEIDSLRASSKSLLRETNELRFLQQITAQNRCDPLDLAPIQEVDKDLCDLEKLRTVERLVDDLSVALSQHFPRMWSYLSSPALDSKSAHPKLEISQDRKQVYWRRPSVSEAQSPQPYDSQCSVLAQECFTTGQHYWEVIVQEKPYWLMGLTTGPVDKKDAPNHSSSSLGVNNTSWCIYHGDGKYLACHDTQEKLLSVGKRIRKLGILANLQKGELSFYDADAMTLIHSFCVQCTEPLYPMLNPCIDLHGLNMQPLTMFWIKDPWDVNRNGGKD from the exons ATGGACCCTGTTGAGGAAACTTTAAAGTGTCCCGTCTGCCAGGACTTCTTTACAGATCCTGTAACGCTGCCATGTGGACATGACTTCTGTCTCACCTGTATCCGAGCTGTCTGGGGAACAGAGGGGTCTGACAAGGCTCCTTTCTTCTGTCCAGAGTGTCAGATATTCCTTCCCTCTAACCTCACTCTGGAGGTCAACACCAGCCTTCAGACCAAAGTAAAGGACCTCGCCACTAACCGGCCGTCAACAGCAGAGCAAAGGACAACTACTCAAAGCAGGGCAACTACGTCATCTTCGACTATCCACTGTGATCACTGCATAGAGATGCCATCGGTGGCCATAAAGACCTGTCTGACCTGCGATGCCTCACTATGCCAGGCCCACGCCCTGCTTCACCAGCAGAGAACTGCTCTGAGGGAGCACACAGTGGTGGAGGTGACGGATGATCCGCTGTCTCTGAAGTGCAGGGAGCACCGTGATGAGCTCAAGCTGTTCTGCATGGAGGAGAGGATCCCTGTGTGCTGCCTGTGTCTCCTGGTTGGCATGCACAAGAACCACAAAGCAGTTCAACTCCAAGAAGCCTGCGCAGATTTCAAG AGCATATTAGAGGCCACCATGAACCAACTGCTGAAGAGGAGAAATGAAGCAGAACATGCCATTAAGGACTTGGAGTCATTGTATACTCAAACACTG AAGTCTGCTGCAGATTTCAGAGAGAGAATCTCAGACAAGTACAGCAGGATCCGTGTTGTGCTGGACGGGGATGAGCGTCTGATGATGCAGATTATAGACGCAGAGGAGACGTACATGACAGAGTGGCTGGAGGCCCAGAGAGGCAGCATGGAGGCTCAGATCAAAGAGATAGACAGCCTGAGGGCCTCCAGCAAATCACTTCTCCGAGAAACAAATGAGCTGCGATTCCTACAG CAAATCACTGCACAGAATCGTTG CGACCCTTTAGATTTAGCACCAATCCAGGAAGTAGACAAAGATCTGTGTGACCTTGAAAAGCTGAGAACAGTCGAGAGGCTGGTGGATGACCTCTCAGTGGCTCTGTCCCAACACTTTCCCAGGATGTGGTCAT atCTAAGTTCTCCTGCTCTGGACTCCAAGTCAGCCCATCCGAAACTGGAAATATCCCAGGATAGGAAACAAGTGTACTGGAGAAGGCCGTCTGTCAGTGAAGCTCAGAGCCCTCAGCCATATGACTCCCAGTGCAGTGTCCTTGCTCAGGAGTGTTTCACTACTGGTCAGCACTACTGGGAGGTCATTGTTCAGGAGAAACCTTACTGGCTAATGGGTTTGACCACAGGGCCAGTCGATAAAAAAGATGCTCCAAATCACAGTTCCTCCAGCCTGGGCGTAAACAACACATCCTGGTGCATCTACCATGGGGACGGGAAGTATCTGGCCTGCCATGACACCCAGGAGAAGCTGCTGTCGGTGGGAAAGAGAATCAGGAAGCTGGGCATACTGGCAAATCTCCAGAAGGGGGAGCTGTCATTCTACGACGCTGATGCAATGACTCTGATTCACTCTTTCTGTGTGCAGTGCACTGAGCCTCTTTACCCCATGTTGAACCCCTGCATTGATTTACATGGACTGAACATGCAGCCTCTTACCATGTTTTGGATTAAGGACCCTTGGGATGTAAACAGAAACGGGGGCAAAGACTAA
- the LOC117459396 gene encoding probable E3 ubiquitin-protein ligase TRIML1, with protein FVNLFLQETLEKHQECLKRQRDAVKYRLKKLAARQSEITKKSSVIREKIIRKYREIQAALDEDLRITLSHLEMEERAAVSALDGLMERNCSLIQEIEQDLARLTVAIMAQSDTEHDTMSFFSFPEQQDTETVDRVMDLLNRTDPSSVSLDEVKADQILSLTHNMLLFISSQTPLIRKLTHSYFSQVYLDPETSHPKLIISPRGDSATYTDTWQQLPDLPGRFDTTLNVISVQGFSCGRHYWEIDVSEKTYWELGVTYPSIPRKGNTEDCWLGRGVESWCVEFFDGEYTAWHGGLPHQLPFTKRFSRIGVLCSFPAGLVTFLEAENMTPLFSFCAGTFSDSLHLAVCPGHDHKGANANPIVICNASSPTSDQG; from the exons TTTGTGAATCTCTTTCTACAGGAGACATTAGAAAAGCACCAAGAGTGTCTGAAGAGGCAAAGGGATGCAGTGAAATACAGACTGAAAAAACTGGCTGCACGGCAATCAGAAATCACA AAAAAGTCCTCTGTGATAAGAGAGAAAATCATACGGAAGTATCGAGAGATCCAGGCGGCCCTGGACGAGGACCTGAGGATCACCCTGTCCCACCTGGAGATGGAGGAGCGCGCCGCTGTCTCTGCTCTGGATGGGCTCATGGAAAGGAACTGTTCTCTGATTCAGGAGATAGAGCAGGACCTGGCCAGACTCACTGTGGCAATTATGGCCCAGTCAGACACCGAGCATGATACAATG TCTTTCTTCTCATTCCCTGAGCAGCAGGACACAGAGACAGTGGACAG AGTGATGGATCTGCTGAACAGGACAGACCCCAGCAGTGTGAGCCTGGATGAAGTTAAAGCTGACCAGATCCTCAGCCTCACCCACAACATGCTGCTGTTCATCAGCTCACAGACCCCTTTAATCAGGAAACTCACCCACAGTT ATTTCAGCCAGGTGTATCTGGATCCAGAGACGTCCCACCCAAAACTGATCATCTCCCCCCGGGGTGACAGTGCCACCTACACCGACACCTGGCAGCAACTCCCGGACCTCCCTGGACGCTTTGACACCACCCTCAATGTCATCAGCGTGCAAGGATTCAGCTGTGGTCGCCATTACTGGGAGATCGATGTGAGTGAGAAGACATACTGGGAGCTAGGCGTCACTTATCCCAGCATTCCCCGAAAGGGCAACACAGAGGACTGCTGGCTGGGCCGGGGGGTTGAGTCCTGGTGCGTGGAGTTCTTTGATGGGGAGTATACAGCCTGGCACGGAGGGTTGCCCCATCAGCTGCCTTTCACGAAACGCTTCAGCCGGATTGGTGTTCTGTGTAGTTTCCCCGCTGGATTGGTGACGTTTCTTGAGGCGGAGAACATGACTCCGCTGTTCTCCTTCTGTGCAGGAACTTTCTCAGACAGCCTCCACCTGGCCGTGTGTCCGGGTCATGACCACAAGGGCGCCAATGCTAATCCTATTGTGATCTGTAATGCTTCATCTCCTACTAGTGATCAAGGATGA